In Acinonyx jubatus isolate Ajub_Pintada_27869175 chromosome B3, VMU_Ajub_asm_v1.0, whole genome shotgun sequence, a genomic segment contains:
- the NOX5 gene encoding NADPH oxidase 5 isoform X3, whose translation MSTPGDPAQPDLESCRGTMSAEEDAKWLQWVTHQFETIAGEDREINLQEFKTALNVKESFFAERFFALFDSDGSGTITLQELLEALTLLIHGNPMDKLKFLFQVYDVDGSGSIDADELRTVLQSCMRESAISLPDEKLDQLTLALFESADKDNNGAITFDELRNELQRFPGVMENLTISAAHWLTPPAARPRSRRPRPLTSAYWHNHRSHLLCLAAYAGLHVLLFTLAACAHRALGASVMVAKGCGQCLNLDCSFIVVLMLRRCLTWLRATWLAQVLPLDQNIQFHQLMGWVVVGLSLVHTVAHVANFAFQAQSGASPFRFWELLLTTRPGIGWVRGSASPTGVALLLLLLLMFVCSSSCIRRSGHFEVFYWTHLSYLPMWILLIVHGPSFWKWLLVPGILFFLEKAIGLAVSRMAALCIVEVNLLPSKVTHLLIKRPPLFHYRPGDYLYLNVPTIARYEWHPFTISSAPEQKDTIWLHVRSQGQWTNRLYESFKTSDPVDSKRLSRSLRMRRSQRKPQSFQCQPIQSGAAVQGAVASSKDVIVELTSYRPRGTPQHGDPGPVPTGTEESAQAQRRTTSEWGLVSEMSSENHLFCNIKCYIDGPYGTPTRRIFASEHAVLIGAGIGITPFASILQSIMYRHQKRKHICPSCQHSWMDNVQDEDMKLHKVDFIWINRDQRSFEWFVSLLTKLELDQAEETPEGPFLELHMYMTSALGKNDMKAIGLQMALDLLAKKEKKDSITGLQTRTQPGRPDWRKTKPRLCSGQPQVINDNQIN comes from the exons CACCATGAGTGCCGAGGAGGACGCCAAGTGGCTTCAGTGGGTGACACACCAGTTTGAGACCATTGCGGGAGAAGACCGGGAGATCAACCTGCAAGAATTCAAAACAGCCTTGAATGTGAAAGAG TCCTTCTTTGCCGAGAGATTCTTCGCCCTGTTTGACTCCGATGGAAGTGGCACCATCACGCTCCAGGAGCTGCTGGAGGCGCTGACCCTGCTCATCCACGGCAACCCCATGGACAAACTCAAATTCCTCTTTCAGGTGTACGACGTTGACG GCAGCGGCTCCATCGACGCGGATGAGCTGCGCACCGTGCTGCAATCGTGCATGCGCGAGAGCGCCATCTCGCTGCCAGACGAGAAGCTGGACCAGCTGACGCTGGCGCTCTTCGAGTCGGCCGACAAGGACAACAACGGCGCCATCACCTTCGACGAGCTCCGGAACGAGCTGCAGCGCTTCCCCGGGGTCATGGAAAACCTGACCATCAG CGCCGCCCACTGGCTGACGCCCCCTGCCGCCCGGCCGCGCAGTCGCCGTCCTCGCCCTCTGACCTCCGCCTACTGGCACAACCACCGCAGCCACCTGCTCTGCCTGGCCGCCTACGCGGGCCTCCACGTGCTGCTCTTCACTCTGGCGGCCTGCGCGCACCGGGCCCTGGGCGCCAGCGTCATGGTGGCCAAGGGCTGCGGCCAGTGCCTCAACCTTGACTGCAGCTTCATCGTG GTGCTGATGCTCAGACGCTGCCTCACTTGGCTGCGGGCCACGTGGCTGGCTCAGGTCCTGCCGCTGGACCAGAACATCCAGTTCCACCAGCTCATGGGCTGGGTGGTGGTTGGGCTCTCCCTTGTGCACACCGTGGCCCACGTTGCGAACTTCG CTTTCCAGGCTCAGTCCGGGGCCAGCCCCTTCCGGTTTTGGGAACTGCTGCTCACCACGAGGCCCGGCATTGGCTGGGTCCGTGGCTCCGCCTCCCCTACCGGAGTGGcgttgctgctgttgctgctccTTATGTTTGTCTGCTCCAGCTCCTGCATCCGAAGGAGCGGCCACTTTGAG GTGTTCTATTGGACTCATCTGTCCTACCTCCCCATGTGGATCCTGCTCATTGTGCACGGGCCCAGCTTCTGGAAGTGGCTTCTGGTCCCTGGCATCTTGTTCTTCCTGGAGAAGGCCATCGGGCTAGCAGTGTCCCGCATGGCAGCCCTGTGCATCGTGGAAGTCAATCTCCTTCCCTCCAAG gtCACCCATCTGCTCATCAAGCGGCCCCCTCTGTTCCACTATAGGCCGGGCGACTACCTGTATCTGAACGTCCCCACCATTGCACGTTACGAGTGGCACCCGTTCACCATCAGCAGCGCGCCGGAGCAAAAAG ACACCATCTGGCTACACGTCCGGTCCCAAGGGCAGTGGACAAACAGGCTGTATGAGTCCTTCAAGACATCAGACCCTGTGGACTCCAAACGGCTGTCAAGGAGTTTGAggatgagaaggagccagaggAAGCCCCAG AGTTTTCAGTGCCAGCCCATCCAGTCCGGAGCCGCGGTGCAAGGAGCTGTGGCCTCCAGCAAGGATGTCATCGTGGAACTGACATCCTACAGGCCCAGGGGGACTCCACAGCATGGGGACCCAGGCCCGGTGCCCACAGGGACAGAGGAATCGGCTCAGGCACAGCGGAGAACCACGTCTGAGTGGGGTCTG GTCTCCGAGATGTCCTCTGAGAACCATCTGTTTTGCAACATCAAG TGCTATATCGACGGCCCTTACGGAACCCCCACCCGCAGGATCTTTGCCTCTGAGCATGCGGTGCTCATCGGAGCAGGCATCGGCATCACCCCCTTCGCTTCCATCCTGCAGAGCATCATGTACAG GCACCAGAAGAGGAAGCACATCTGCCCCAGCTGCCAGCACTCCTGGATGGACAACGTCCAGGATGAGGACATGAAGCTCCACAAG GTGGACTTCATCTGGATCAATCGAGACCAGCGGTCTTTCGAGTGGTTTGTGAGCCTGCTGACCAAACTGGAGCTGGACCAGGCCGAGGAGACACCAGAGG GCCCCTTCCTGGAGCTGCATATGTACATGACCTCTGCACTGGGCAAGAATGACATGAAGGCCATTGGCCTGCAGATGGCCCTCGACCTCCTGgccaagaaggagaagaaggactCCATCACGGGCCTCCAGACACGCACCCAGCCTGGGCGGCCTGACTGGAGGAAG ACTAAACCCCGACTTTGTTCTGGGCAACCCCAGGTGATAAATGACAACCAGATTAACTAG
- the NOX5 gene encoding NADPH oxidase 5 isoform X1: MSTPGDPAQPDLESCRGTMSAEEDAKWLQWVTHQFETIAGEDREINLQEFKTALNVKESFFAERFFALFDSDGSGTITLQELLEALTLLIHGNPMDKLKFLFQVYDVDGSGSIDADELRTVLQSCMRESAISLPDEKLDQLTLALFESADKDNNGAITFDELRNELQRFPGVMENLTISAAHWLTPPAARPRSRRPRPLTSAYWHNHRSHLLCLAAYAGLHVLLFTLAACAHRALGASVMVAKGCGQCLNLDCSFIVVLMLRRCLTWLRATWLAQVLPLDQNIQFHQLMGWVVVGLSLVHTVAHVANFAFQAQSGASPFRFWELLLTTRPGIGWVRGSASPTGVALLLLLLLMFVCSSSCIRRSGHFEVFYWTHLSYLPMWILLIVHGPSFWKWLLVPGILFFLEKAIGLAVSRMAALCIVEVNLLPSKVTHLLIKRPPLFHYRPGDYLYLNVPTIARYEWHPFTISSAPEQKDTIWLHVRSQGQWTNRLYESFKTSDPVDSKRLSRSLRMRRSQRKPQSFQCQPIQSGAAVQGAVASSKDVIVELTSYRPRGTPQHGDPGPVPTGTEESAQAQRRTTSEWGLVSEMSSENHLFCNIKCYIDGPYGTPTRRIFASEHAVLIGAGIGITPFASILQSIMYRHQKRKHICPSCQHSWMDNVQDEDMKLHKVDFIWINRDQRSFEWFVSLLTKLELDQAEETPEGPFLELHMYMTSALGKNDMKAIGLQMALDLLAKKEKKDSITGLQTRTQPGRPDWRKVFQKVAAEKKGKVQVFFCGSPALAKVLKGHCEHFSFRFFQENF; encoded by the exons CACCATGAGTGCCGAGGAGGACGCCAAGTGGCTTCAGTGGGTGACACACCAGTTTGAGACCATTGCGGGAGAAGACCGGGAGATCAACCTGCAAGAATTCAAAACAGCCTTGAATGTGAAAGAG TCCTTCTTTGCCGAGAGATTCTTCGCCCTGTTTGACTCCGATGGAAGTGGCACCATCACGCTCCAGGAGCTGCTGGAGGCGCTGACCCTGCTCATCCACGGCAACCCCATGGACAAACTCAAATTCCTCTTTCAGGTGTACGACGTTGACG GCAGCGGCTCCATCGACGCGGATGAGCTGCGCACCGTGCTGCAATCGTGCATGCGCGAGAGCGCCATCTCGCTGCCAGACGAGAAGCTGGACCAGCTGACGCTGGCGCTCTTCGAGTCGGCCGACAAGGACAACAACGGCGCCATCACCTTCGACGAGCTCCGGAACGAGCTGCAGCGCTTCCCCGGGGTCATGGAAAACCTGACCATCAG CGCCGCCCACTGGCTGACGCCCCCTGCCGCCCGGCCGCGCAGTCGCCGTCCTCGCCCTCTGACCTCCGCCTACTGGCACAACCACCGCAGCCACCTGCTCTGCCTGGCCGCCTACGCGGGCCTCCACGTGCTGCTCTTCACTCTGGCGGCCTGCGCGCACCGGGCCCTGGGCGCCAGCGTCATGGTGGCCAAGGGCTGCGGCCAGTGCCTCAACCTTGACTGCAGCTTCATCGTG GTGCTGATGCTCAGACGCTGCCTCACTTGGCTGCGGGCCACGTGGCTGGCTCAGGTCCTGCCGCTGGACCAGAACATCCAGTTCCACCAGCTCATGGGCTGGGTGGTGGTTGGGCTCTCCCTTGTGCACACCGTGGCCCACGTTGCGAACTTCG CTTTCCAGGCTCAGTCCGGGGCCAGCCCCTTCCGGTTTTGGGAACTGCTGCTCACCACGAGGCCCGGCATTGGCTGGGTCCGTGGCTCCGCCTCCCCTACCGGAGTGGcgttgctgctgttgctgctccTTATGTTTGTCTGCTCCAGCTCCTGCATCCGAAGGAGCGGCCACTTTGAG GTGTTCTATTGGACTCATCTGTCCTACCTCCCCATGTGGATCCTGCTCATTGTGCACGGGCCCAGCTTCTGGAAGTGGCTTCTGGTCCCTGGCATCTTGTTCTTCCTGGAGAAGGCCATCGGGCTAGCAGTGTCCCGCATGGCAGCCCTGTGCATCGTGGAAGTCAATCTCCTTCCCTCCAAG gtCACCCATCTGCTCATCAAGCGGCCCCCTCTGTTCCACTATAGGCCGGGCGACTACCTGTATCTGAACGTCCCCACCATTGCACGTTACGAGTGGCACCCGTTCACCATCAGCAGCGCGCCGGAGCAAAAAG ACACCATCTGGCTACACGTCCGGTCCCAAGGGCAGTGGACAAACAGGCTGTATGAGTCCTTCAAGACATCAGACCCTGTGGACTCCAAACGGCTGTCAAGGAGTTTGAggatgagaaggagccagaggAAGCCCCAG AGTTTTCAGTGCCAGCCCATCCAGTCCGGAGCCGCGGTGCAAGGAGCTGTGGCCTCCAGCAAGGATGTCATCGTGGAACTGACATCCTACAGGCCCAGGGGGACTCCACAGCATGGGGACCCAGGCCCGGTGCCCACAGGGACAGAGGAATCGGCTCAGGCACAGCGGAGAACCACGTCTGAGTGGGGTCTG GTCTCCGAGATGTCCTCTGAGAACCATCTGTTTTGCAACATCAAG TGCTATATCGACGGCCCTTACGGAACCCCCACCCGCAGGATCTTTGCCTCTGAGCATGCGGTGCTCATCGGAGCAGGCATCGGCATCACCCCCTTCGCTTCCATCCTGCAGAGCATCATGTACAG GCACCAGAAGAGGAAGCACATCTGCCCCAGCTGCCAGCACTCCTGGATGGACAACGTCCAGGATGAGGACATGAAGCTCCACAAG GTGGACTTCATCTGGATCAATCGAGACCAGCGGTCTTTCGAGTGGTTTGTGAGCCTGCTGACCAAACTGGAGCTGGACCAGGCCGAGGAGACACCAGAGG GCCCCTTCCTGGAGCTGCATATGTACATGACCTCTGCACTGGGCAAGAATGACATGAAGGCCATTGGCCTGCAGATGGCCCTCGACCTCCTGgccaagaaggagaagaaggactCCATCACGGGCCTCCAGACACGCACCCAGCCTGGGCGGCCTGACTGGAGGAAG GTGTTCCAGAAAGTCGCTGCTGAGAAGAAGGGCAAGGTGCAGGTCTTCTTCTGTGGCTCCCCAGCTCTGGCCAAGGTGCTCAAGGGCCATTGTGAGCACTTCAGCTTCAGATTCTTCCAAGAGAACTTCTAG
- the NOX5 gene encoding NADPH oxidase 5 isoform X2: MSTPGDPAQPDLESCRGTMSAEEDAKWLQWVTHQFETIAGEDREINLQEFKTALNVKESFFAERFFALFDSDGSGTITLQELLEALTLLIHGNPMDKLKFLFQVYDVDGSGSIDADELRTVLQSCMRESAISLPDEKLDQLTLALFESADKDNNGAITFDELRNELQRFPGVMENLTISAAHWLTPPAARPRSRRPRPLTSAYWHNHRSHLLCLAAYAGLHVLLFTLAACAHRALGASVMVAKGCGQCLNLDCSFIVVLMLRRCLTWLRATWLAQVLPLDQNIQFHQLMGWVVVGLSLVHTVAHVANFAFQAQSGASPFRFWELLLTTRPGIGWVRGSASPTGVALLLLLLLMFVCSSSCIRRSGHFEVFYWTHLSYLPMWILLIVHGPSFWKWLLVPGILFFLEKAIGLAVSRMAALCIVEVNLLPSKVTHLLIKRPPLFHYRPGDYLYLNVPTIARYEWHPFTISSAPEQKDTIWLHVRSQGQWTNRLYESFKTSDPVDSKRLSRSLRMRRSQRKPQSFQCQPIQSGAAVQGAVASSKDVIVELTSYRPRGTPQHGDPGPVPTGTEESAQAQRRTTSEWGLCYIDGPYGTPTRRIFASEHAVLIGAGIGITPFASILQSIMYRHQKRKHICPSCQHSWMDNVQDEDMKLHKVDFIWINRDQRSFEWFVSLLTKLELDQAEETPEGPFLELHMYMTSALGKNDMKAIGLQMALDLLAKKEKKDSITGLQTRTQPGRPDWRKVFQKVAAEKKGKVQVFFCGSPALAKVLKGHCEHFSFRFFQENF; encoded by the exons CACCATGAGTGCCGAGGAGGACGCCAAGTGGCTTCAGTGGGTGACACACCAGTTTGAGACCATTGCGGGAGAAGACCGGGAGATCAACCTGCAAGAATTCAAAACAGCCTTGAATGTGAAAGAG TCCTTCTTTGCCGAGAGATTCTTCGCCCTGTTTGACTCCGATGGAAGTGGCACCATCACGCTCCAGGAGCTGCTGGAGGCGCTGACCCTGCTCATCCACGGCAACCCCATGGACAAACTCAAATTCCTCTTTCAGGTGTACGACGTTGACG GCAGCGGCTCCATCGACGCGGATGAGCTGCGCACCGTGCTGCAATCGTGCATGCGCGAGAGCGCCATCTCGCTGCCAGACGAGAAGCTGGACCAGCTGACGCTGGCGCTCTTCGAGTCGGCCGACAAGGACAACAACGGCGCCATCACCTTCGACGAGCTCCGGAACGAGCTGCAGCGCTTCCCCGGGGTCATGGAAAACCTGACCATCAG CGCCGCCCACTGGCTGACGCCCCCTGCCGCCCGGCCGCGCAGTCGCCGTCCTCGCCCTCTGACCTCCGCCTACTGGCACAACCACCGCAGCCACCTGCTCTGCCTGGCCGCCTACGCGGGCCTCCACGTGCTGCTCTTCACTCTGGCGGCCTGCGCGCACCGGGCCCTGGGCGCCAGCGTCATGGTGGCCAAGGGCTGCGGCCAGTGCCTCAACCTTGACTGCAGCTTCATCGTG GTGCTGATGCTCAGACGCTGCCTCACTTGGCTGCGGGCCACGTGGCTGGCTCAGGTCCTGCCGCTGGACCAGAACATCCAGTTCCACCAGCTCATGGGCTGGGTGGTGGTTGGGCTCTCCCTTGTGCACACCGTGGCCCACGTTGCGAACTTCG CTTTCCAGGCTCAGTCCGGGGCCAGCCCCTTCCGGTTTTGGGAACTGCTGCTCACCACGAGGCCCGGCATTGGCTGGGTCCGTGGCTCCGCCTCCCCTACCGGAGTGGcgttgctgctgttgctgctccTTATGTTTGTCTGCTCCAGCTCCTGCATCCGAAGGAGCGGCCACTTTGAG GTGTTCTATTGGACTCATCTGTCCTACCTCCCCATGTGGATCCTGCTCATTGTGCACGGGCCCAGCTTCTGGAAGTGGCTTCTGGTCCCTGGCATCTTGTTCTTCCTGGAGAAGGCCATCGGGCTAGCAGTGTCCCGCATGGCAGCCCTGTGCATCGTGGAAGTCAATCTCCTTCCCTCCAAG gtCACCCATCTGCTCATCAAGCGGCCCCCTCTGTTCCACTATAGGCCGGGCGACTACCTGTATCTGAACGTCCCCACCATTGCACGTTACGAGTGGCACCCGTTCACCATCAGCAGCGCGCCGGAGCAAAAAG ACACCATCTGGCTACACGTCCGGTCCCAAGGGCAGTGGACAAACAGGCTGTATGAGTCCTTCAAGACATCAGACCCTGTGGACTCCAAACGGCTGTCAAGGAGTTTGAggatgagaaggagccagaggAAGCCCCAG AGTTTTCAGTGCCAGCCCATCCAGTCCGGAGCCGCGGTGCAAGGAGCTGTGGCCTCCAGCAAGGATGTCATCGTGGAACTGACATCCTACAGGCCCAGGGGGACTCCACAGCATGGGGACCCAGGCCCGGTGCCCACAGGGACAGAGGAATCGGCTCAGGCACAGCGGAGAACCACGTCTGAGTGGGGTCTG TGCTATATCGACGGCCCTTACGGAACCCCCACCCGCAGGATCTTTGCCTCTGAGCATGCGGTGCTCATCGGAGCAGGCATCGGCATCACCCCCTTCGCTTCCATCCTGCAGAGCATCATGTACAG GCACCAGAAGAGGAAGCACATCTGCCCCAGCTGCCAGCACTCCTGGATGGACAACGTCCAGGATGAGGACATGAAGCTCCACAAG GTGGACTTCATCTGGATCAATCGAGACCAGCGGTCTTTCGAGTGGTTTGTGAGCCTGCTGACCAAACTGGAGCTGGACCAGGCCGAGGAGACACCAGAGG GCCCCTTCCTGGAGCTGCATATGTACATGACCTCTGCACTGGGCAAGAATGACATGAAGGCCATTGGCCTGCAGATGGCCCTCGACCTCCTGgccaagaaggagaagaaggactCCATCACGGGCCTCCAGACACGCACCCAGCCTGGGCGGCCTGACTGGAGGAAG GTGTTCCAGAAAGTCGCTGCTGAGAAGAAGGGCAAGGTGCAGGTCTTCTTCTGTGGCTCCCCAGCTCTGGCCAAGGTGCTCAAGGGCCATTGTGAGCACTTCAGCTTCAGATTCTTCCAAGAGAACTTCTAG